From Aquificota bacterium, one genomic window encodes:
- the oadA gene encoding sodium-extruding oxaloacetate decarboxylase subunit alpha has translation MREILITDVSLRDGIQSLLATRVRTEDMLPIIEVLDKCGFWSLEVWGGATFDVCLRYLKEDPWERLRLFKKHAPNTKLEMLLRGQNVVGYRHYPDDVVEEFVKRAYDNGIEVFRIFDALNDTRNMRKSIETAKRLGAIVKGVLSYAISPVHTIEYYVSVAKELVDMGIDIISIKDQAGLLSPKVCYDLVKALKSEFPNYPVHLHTQTTAGLAQMAQLKGIEAGADMIDTVFYSLSCQTSHPPGETMIYTLREFGYEIRVDEKLYQKAGDLFVNVRKKYKKYDVLPPYPDVGVLLHQVPGGMISNFISQLKEQGMEDKLPEVLEEVVRVRQDLGYPPLVTPTSQIVGSQAFLNVVHGERYKVVTKETKDYVKGLYGKPPAPIPEEIIKKILGDEEPIYHIRPADLLKPELPSIREEAIKAGAKSEEDILSYALFPLVAKEFFEFRERGEKLPPEELIEEKKENIPVEFIITVHGEQYHVQIAGRGEPTPEGKTFFIRLDGKLEEVMLKPLREVEHVPTPYGEISLGTEVKPKRPKPVGVGDVASPISGKVVNIKVNVGQEVKEGDVLFVVEAMKMENEVHSPVNGVVEEILISVGDVINPDEVAIRIKPTKI, from the coding sequence ATGAGGGAAATTCTTATAACCGATGTATCTCTAAGGGACGGCATACAGTCTTTGTTGGCCACGAGGGTCCGAACGGAGGATATGCTTCCCATAATAGAGGTGCTTGATAAATGTGGCTTTTGGTCTTTGGAGGTTTGGGGTGGTGCCACCTTTGATGTATGCCTAAGGTATTTAAAGGAAGACCCGTGGGAAAGGCTTAGGCTCTTTAAAAAGCATGCACCAAACACCAAGCTTGAAATGCTCCTAAGAGGACAGAATGTGGTAGGCTACAGGCACTACCCCGATGATGTGGTGGAGGAGTTTGTAAAAAGGGCCTATGATAACGGGATTGAAGTCTTTAGGATCTTTGATGCTCTCAATGATACAAGGAATATGAGAAAGTCCATAGAAACGGCCAAAAGGCTTGGAGCCATAGTCAAGGGTGTGCTTTCTTATGCCATAAGCCCGGTGCATACCATAGAGTATTACGTAAGCGTAGCAAAAGAATTGGTGGATATGGGCATAGATATCATATCCATAAAGGACCAAGCTGGCCTTTTGTCCCCAAAGGTATGCTATGACTTGGTAAAGGCCCTTAAATCTGAATTTCCCAACTATCCTGTCCATCTTCATACCCAAACCACCGCAGGCCTTGCCCAGATGGCCCAGCTAAAAGGCATAGAGGCTGGCGCAGATATGATAGATACGGTCTTCTATAGCCTGTCTTGTCAGACTTCCCACCCCCCGGGTGAAACCATGATATACACCCTTAGGGAGTTTGGCTATGAAATAAGGGTAGATGAAAAGCTTTACCAAAAGGCTGGAGACCTTTTTGTAAATGTAAGGAAAAAGTACAAAAAGTATGATGTGCTACCACCATACCCAGATGTGGGAGTGCTTTTGCACCAAGTACCCGGTGGCATGATATCCAACTTTATAAGCCAGCTAAAGGAACAGGGTATGGAAGACAAGCTTCCTGAGGTGCTTGAGGAGGTGGTAAGGGTAAGGCAGGACCTTGGCTATCCACCCTTGGTAACACCCACCAGTCAAATAGTAGGCTCTCAAGCTTTCCTTAATGTAGTCCATGGAGAAAGGTATAAGGTGGTGACAAAGGAAACAAAGGACTATGTAAAGGGCCTATACGGAAAACCCCCCGCACCCATACCGGAGGAGATAATAAAGAAGATACTTGGAGACGAAGAACCCATATACCATATAAGGCCTGCAGACCTTCTAAAACCAGAGCTACCAAGCATTAGAGAAGAGGCCATAAAGGCAGGAGCAAAGAGCGAAGAAGACATACTTTCCTACGCCCTCTTTCCATTGGTTGCCAAAGAGTTCTTTGAATTTAGAGAGAGGGGAGAAAAACTACCCCCAGAAGAGCTAATTGAAGAGAAAAAAGAAAACATACCAGTGGAGTTTATAATCACCGTCCACGGAGAGCAGTACCATGTGCAGATTGCAGGAAGGGGTGAGCCAACTCCAGAGGGTAAAACCTTCTTTATAAGGCTTGATGGAAAGCTGGAAGAGGTTATGCTAAAGCCACTCAGAGAAGTTGAGCATGTACCTACACCTTATGGAGAGATAAGCTTAGGCACAGAAGTAAAGCCGAAAAGGCCAAAGCCTGTAGGAGTTGGAGATGTGGCATCGCCCATATCTGGAAAGGTGGTGAATATAAAGGTAAATGTGGGACAGGAGGTAAAAGAGGGTGATGTGCTTTTCGTGGTGGAGGCTATGAAGATGGAGAATGAGGTACATAGCCCCGTTAACGGCGTGGTGGAGGAGATACTTATATCCGTTGGTGATGTGATAAACCCGGACGAAGTGGCTATAAGGATAAAGCCTACAAAGATATGA
- the thiL gene encoding thiamine-phosphate kinase, with protein sequence MKISEIGEFGLIERLKDVLRSGIIGDDTAPVQLGGSLLLLTCDVLLQDRHFKLNYPPSAIGWKAISVNVSDVVANGGMPFYALVSLVLPDMEVKYIEEVYFGIKRACEFYGCEVVGGNVSKGEKLCIDVFMIGKADRFVGRKGSKVGDGVFVSGTLGDSKAGLELLLMDKKSYEDFELRLIEKHLRPTARIDFVKHISKYATASMDISDGLSSDALKLAKASSVKVRLFSEKIPLSKELISFCKKHGKDPLEYALSGGEDYELLFTHPMERLNPFLSMTHIGFVEEGEGVYLDDRPLEPTGFDHFRML encoded by the coding sequence ATGAAAATATCAGAAATTGGAGAGTTTGGCCTTATAGAAAGGTTAAAGGATGTATTAAGAAGTGGAATCATAGGGGATGATACGGCGCCGGTGCAGTTGGGAGGTTCCTTGCTACTCCTCACTTGTGATGTGCTTTTGCAAGACAGACATTTTAAGCTAAATTATCCACCATCCGCCATAGGCTGGAAGGCCATATCGGTCAATGTGAGCGATGTGGTGGCAAACGGTGGGATGCCTTTTTATGCCCTTGTTTCCTTGGTGCTTCCAGATATGGAGGTAAAATACATAGAGGAAGTCTATTTTGGTATAAAAAGGGCCTGTGAGTTTTATGGCTGTGAGGTGGTAGGGGGAAATGTGAGCAAGGGTGAAAAGCTATGCATTGACGTTTTTATGATAGGAAAGGCGGATAGGTTTGTGGGAAGGAAGGGATCAAAGGTAGGCGATGGTGTGTTTGTCTCCGGAACCCTTGGAGATTCAAAGGCAGGCCTTGAGCTTTTGCTTATGGATAAAAAAAGCTATGAAGACTTTGAACTAAGGCTTATAGAAAAACATCTAAGGCCCACCGCAAGGATTGACTTTGTAAAACACATATCCAAGTATGCCACAGCCAGTATGGACATAAGCGATGGACTATCTTCCGATGCTCTAAAGCTTGCAAAGGCAAGCTCTGTAAAGGTAAGGTTATTCTCCGAAAAGATACCCTTATCTAAGGAGCTTATAAGCTTTTGCAAAAAGCACGGCAAGGACCCTCTTGAGTATGCCCTATCTGGTGGAGAAGACTACGAGCTTCTCTTTACCCACCCAATGGAAAGGCTCAATCCCTTTTTAAGCATGACCCATATAGGCTTTGTGGAAGAGGGAGAGGGTGTGTATTTGGATGATAGGCCCCTTGAACCTACGGGCTTTGACCATTTTAGGATGTTATAA
- a CDS encoding NIL domain-containing protein, giving the protein MNVIRLQLIYPEEKVKEPVLCMVCKNFDVVVNIRTAKVTKDTGILTVEMDGDAEEIERAVKFIEERGVLVQPIEGQIFTE; this is encoded by the coding sequence ATGAATGTTATAAGGCTCCAGCTTATATACCCAGAAGAAAAGGTGAAAGAGCCTGTGCTTTGTATGGTGTGTAAAAACTTTGATGTGGTGGTAAATATAAGAACGGCAAAGGTTACAAAGGATACGGGCATATTGACCGTTGAAATGGACGGTGATGCAGAAGAGATTGAAAGGGCTGTAAAGTTTATTGAAGAAAGGGGCGTATTGGTCCAGCCCATAGAAGGGCAGATCTTTACAGAATGA
- a CDS encoding HDOD domain-containing protein, with protein MYLESPFILKEFKTAPYLKTTLLKLIALLHTAESPKEIADIIATDVGMTAKILRLVNSAYYSPIKEIKSIEQACAMLGLKNLKNFLLVLAMNDYMSIENPELWKKSLVRAIIAQRIAEIIKPEYESEAYLIGLFSLIGEILNMDKITFLKEIKIKQEIIDGYTGKNIHLRNILNHAIFIEEKFPEVLKAQDPTKNDIVINLEKLTGIDRNTLISIATEAFEKAEYMLKL; from the coding sequence ATGTATTTAGAAAGTCCATTCATATTAAAAGAGTTCAAAACAGCGCCCTATTTAAAGACTACATTACTTAAACTCATAGCTTTACTTCACACCGCAGAAAGTCCAAAAGAAATAGCGGACATTATAGCAACGGATGTTGGTATGACGGCTAAGATTCTTCGCCTTGTTAACTCTGCCTATTATTCACCCATAAAAGAAATAAAAAGCATAGAACAGGCTTGCGCCATGTTGGGGTTAAAGAATCTTAAAAACTTCCTTTTGGTTTTAGCTATGAACGATTATATGTCTATAGAAAACCCAGAGCTATGGAAAAAGTCCCTTGTAAGAGCTATAATAGCTCAAAGAATTGCGGAGATAATAAAGCCGGAATACGAATCTGAAGCATATTTAATTGGACTATTTTCGCTAATAGGCGAGATATTAAACATGGATAAGATAACTTTTCTTAAAGAAATCAAGATAAAGCAAGAAATAATAGATGGATATACAGGAAAGAACATACATTTAAGAAACATATTGAACCATGCTATTTTCATTGAGGAGAAGTTCCCTGAGGTTTTGAAGGCTCAAGACCCAACAAAGAATGATATAGTTATAAACTTAGAAAAGCTAACCGGTATAGATAGAAATACATTAATATCAATAGCAACAGAAGCCTTTGAAAAGGCTGAATACATGCTTAAACTCTGA
- a CDS encoding serine hydroxymethyltransferase: MRYLKETDPEIYQAVVQEYNRQFYHLELIASENFTSLAVMEAQGSVLTNKYAEGLPGKRYYGGCEFVDIAESLAIERVKKIYGAEHANVQPHSGSQANMAVYMAFLKPGDVILGMDLAHGGHLSHGAKVNFSGKVYQVYYYGLNPETELIDYDQVWKLAKEHKPKMIVAGASAYPRIIDWGRFAQIAEDVGAYLMVDMAHYAGLIAGGVYPNPVPYAHFVTSTTHKTLRGPRGGFILCRAEFAKDIDKSVFPGIQGGPLMHVIAAKAVAFKEAMTEEFKSYARQVIINAQAMAEEFLKLGFKVITGGTDSHIVLLDLRNKGITGKEAEEALGKANITVNKNAVPFDPLPPTKTSGIRIGTPAMTTRGMKEDEMRRIARLIAKVIDNIKDEKVIEDVRKEVIELCQQFPLYPELKEVLNELPYSKATHI, encoded by the coding sequence ATGAGATACTTAAAAGAGACAGACCCAGAAATATACCAGGCTGTAGTGCAGGAGTATAACAGACAGTTCTACCACCTTGAGCTTATAGCGTCGGAGAACTTTACCTCTCTTGCGGTTATGGAGGCTCAAGGTTCTGTGCTAACCAACAAGTATGCGGAAGGGCTTCCCGGCAAAAGGTACTACGGAGGATGTGAGTTTGTAGATATTGCAGAAAGTCTTGCCATAGAAAGGGTTAAAAAGATATACGGTGCAGAGCATGCCAACGTACAACCCCATTCTGGCTCTCAGGCCAATATGGCGGTTTATATGGCCTTTTTAAAGCCAGGTGATGTAATCCTTGGAATGGACCTTGCCCACGGAGGACACTTAAGCCACGGTGCAAAGGTAAACTTCTCCGGAAAGGTCTATCAAGTTTATTACTATGGGCTAAACCCAGAAACAGAGCTTATAGACTATGATCAGGTTTGGAAGCTTGCAAAGGAACACAAACCCAAGATGATAGTGGCGGGTGCTTCAGCCTATCCAAGGATAATAGACTGGGGAAGGTTTGCACAGATAGCGGAGGATGTGGGAGCCTACCTTATGGTGGATATGGCCCATTATGCTGGCCTTATTGCCGGCGGAGTTTATCCAAACCCTGTTCCCTATGCCCACTTTGTAACATCAACCACTCATAAAACCTTGAGAGGGCCAAGGGGCGGCTTTATATTGTGTAGGGCAGAGTTTGCCAAAGATATAGATAAGAGTGTATTTCCCGGGATACAGGGTGGTCCTCTAATGCATGTGATAGCGGCAAAGGCTGTGGCCTTCAAAGAAGCTATGACGGAGGAGTTTAAAAGCTACGCAAGGCAGGTAATTATAAACGCACAGGCTATGGCGGAGGAGTTTTTAAAACTTGGCTTTAAGGTGATTACGGGCGGAACGGACAGCCACATAGTCCTCCTTGACCTGAGGAACAAGGGTATAACCGGCAAAGAAGCAGAAGAAGCACTGGGAAAGGCAAACATAACGGTTAACAAGAATGCAGTGCCTTTTGACCCCCTACCACCCACAAAGACAAGCGGTATTAGAATAGGCACGCCCGCCATGACCACAAGAGGAATGAAAGAGGATGAGATGAGACGCATAGCAAGACTAATAGCTAAGGTCATTGATAATATAAAGGATGAGAAGGTTATAGAGGATGTTCGCAAAGAAGTAATAGAGCTTTGCCAACAGTTTCCTCTATACCCTGAGCTGAAAGAGGTTCTTAATGAGCTTCCTTATAGCAAAGCAACCCATATTTGA
- the guaA gene encoding glutamine-hydrolyzing GMP synthase encodes MVKRPALILNFGSQYVQLIARRVRELGVYSEIVPYYITPEEIREKDPYCLIFSGGPASVYEEDAPLPDPSIYTLGLPILGICYGLQAIVHQLGGTVERSQRQEYGRARLKVLKEDPIFKGLPQEFDVWMSHADKAVRLPEGFESLANTENSPYAVIRYREKPIYGVQFHPEVAHTQYGKEIIRNFLFEVSHAEENWRMGDFVKEKVEEIRQEVGPKRVICALSGGVDSTVSALLTYKAIGEQLHCIFVNHGLLRKGEVEEVEGYFRDMGLPFKRVDAEDLFLERLKGVEDPEEKRRIIGHTFIEVFEEEAKKVDAHYLLQGTLYPDVVESAGIPGAKVIKTHHNVGGLPERMNLRLLEPLRELFKDEVRQVGKILGVPEGILRRHPFPGPGLAIRILGEVKREDLEILREADSIFIEELKRWGLYDKVWQAFAVLLPVKSVGVMGDVRTYERVVGLRAVDSTDGMTADWSRLPYEFLDHVMRRIINEVEGINRVVYDISSKPPATIEWE; translated from the coding sequence GTGGTTAAGAGGCCTGCTTTAATCTTAAACTTTGGCTCTCAGTATGTACAGCTTATAGCAAGAAGGGTAAGAGAGCTTGGTGTATACAGTGAAATAGTGCCTTATTATATAACCCCAGAAGAGATAAGGGAAAAAGACCCATATTGCCTTATCTTCTCCGGTGGACCCGCCTCTGTGTATGAAGAGGATGCCCCTTTACCAGACCCAAGTATATACACTTTGGGACTTCCCATACTTGGCATATGCTATGGCCTTCAGGCTATAGTGCATCAGCTTGGTGGAACTGTGGAGAGGTCCCAAAGGCAGGAGTACGGTAGGGCAAGGCTAAAGGTCCTCAAAGAAGACCCAATCTTCAAAGGCTTGCCCCAGGAATTTGATGTGTGGATGAGCCATGCGGACAAGGCGGTAAGATTGCCAGAAGGCTTTGAAAGCCTTGCCAATACAGAAAACTCTCCCTACGCCGTTATAAGATACAGAGAAAAGCCTATCTACGGAGTACAGTTTCACCCAGAAGTGGCCCATACCCAATATGGTAAGGAGATAATAAGAAACTTCCTTTTTGAGGTAAGCCACGCCGAAGAAAACTGGAGGATGGGGGATTTTGTAAAGGAAAAGGTGGAGGAAATAAGACAAGAGGTGGGGCCCAAAAGGGTTATATGCGCCCTTTCTGGTGGTGTGGATTCTACCGTATCCGCCTTGTTAACATATAAGGCCATTGGAGAACAGTTACACTGCATATTTGTAAACCATGGGCTTTTGAGAAAGGGTGAGGTGGAGGAGGTAGAAGGCTACTTTAGAGATATGGGCTTGCCTTTTAAAAGGGTGGATGCAGAGGATCTGTTTTTAGAAAGGTTAAAGGGTGTGGAGGACCCAGAGGAGAAGAGAAGAATAATAGGACATACCTTTATTGAGGTTTTTGAGGAGGAAGCCAAGAAGGTGGATGCCCATTATCTTCTTCAAGGCACCCTTTACCCCGATGTGGTGGAAAGTGCGGGCATTCCAGGCGCAAAGGTGATAAAGACCCATCACAACGTAGGTGGTTTGCCAGAGAGGATGAACTTAAGGCTTCTTGAACCCTTGAGAGAACTTTTCAAGGATGAGGTAAGGCAAGTGGGAAAAATTCTTGGAGTGCCAGAGGGCATACTAAGGAGGCATCCCTTCCCTGGACCTGGTCTTGCCATAAGGATATTGGGAGAGGTAAAAAGGGAGGACCTTGAAATACTCAGAGAAGCGGACAGCATATTTATAGAAGAGCTAAAAAGATGGGGGCTTTATGATAAGGTCTGGCAGGCCTTTGCTGTTCTTCTGCCAGTAAAAAGCGTAGGTGTTATGGGAGATGTGAGGACCTACGAAAGGGTTGTAGGCCTAAGGGCTGTGGACAGTACAGATGGAATGACCGCAGATTGGTCAAGGCTTCCCTACGAGTTCCTTGACCATGTAATGAGGAGGATAATAAACGAGGTAGAGGGTATAAACAGAGTGGTTTATGATATATCTTCAAAACCACCAGCTACCATAGAATGGGAGTAA
- a CDS encoding energy transducer TonB has product MESKMEGLLHFAVSLVLNLILFTLLSIYLFIKVDTPPKPPLQVYLEDIPRIEEVRLVRERPSVGQRPKEGEGTLKKGREKISASPMQVDRDRGDVQVPKGIPKEEPSLLQDIEQRIKGKQKEVKEEGIRTSELGDIVAVVSPSGIGLSGSGRSAVYIPPLPKVVSDEPLSVLKIRIWVEPSGMVSKAQIVQRSGSPRVDQMMLNFVKGIKFEPIKDNIVQTGIITFRFKGG; this is encoded by the coding sequence ATGGAAAGTAAAATGGAGGGCTTACTACACTTTGCTGTGTCTTTGGTTCTAAATCTAATTTTATTTACACTTCTTTCCATATACCTTTTTATAAAAGTGGATACGCCACCAAAACCACCATTACAGGTATATTTGGAGGATATACCAAGGATAGAGGAAGTAAGGCTGGTACGTGAAAGGCCATCGGTTGGCCAAAGACCTAAGGAAGGTGAAGGAACTTTAAAGAAAGGAAGGGAGAAGATAAGCGCATCACCTATGCAGGTTGATAGAGATAGGGGAGATGTGCAGGTGCCAAAGGGTATACCAAAGGAAGAACCCTCCTTGCTTCAGGATATAGAACAGAGGATAAAAGGAAAGCAAAAGGAAGTGAAAGAAGAAGGCATAAGGACCTCCGAGCTTGGTGATATAGTGGCTGTTGTCTCTCCAAGCGGTATAGGTCTTTCTGGAAGTGGAAGGTCTGCGGTCTATATTCCACCGTTGCCCAAAGTGGTTTCAGATGAGCCTTTGAGCGTGCTTAAAATAAGGATATGGGTGGAGCCTTCTGGGATGGTATCAAAGGCTCAGATAGTTCAGAGGAGTGGATCTCCTCGGGTAGACCAGATGATGCTTAACTTTGTAAAAGGTATTAAATTTGAGCCTATAAAGGATAATATTGTTCAAACGGGTATAATAACCTTTAGGTTTAAAGGAGGTTAG
- a CDS encoding HAMP domain-containing protein — protein sequence MRLYVAFALFLLTFLLINIAFLDNLRKIWNISYPLVLLVINLDLLVLFIVFMIFFRKFIKAYLAGKRAQLRKKLSTSLMLYIITPLIFLNLATAIILLQSTKSFVSGQLKEVAKKSENLSILIQEEELKRAQAYRDMFVLLKNSGLAESFKKLKGVKDVIEDPNCKEAIGEDSISLCVDGYRLVLSREHRAVGLIEDIKRISTELRNMVKARDIIGGIYVYFLVLAGFLSFLSAVWFGNLIARHISLPLEKLTQKAREIAKGNFDINVEVPQTGDEVQELGMNFLTMKEELKKLYQRLNKEKEMLVQLFNALPVGIVFLSRDGERFQNRAYEELSKKASVRESTIELDIGRVIVYEDLETLILAERFKTWQMAVKRIAHEIKNPLTPISLNLERLLRSLERGQCDMERVAQMASIILEELERIKRTIDQFRSLSVEVEPNFRELELGDLIRQVASIYEDIKIEVEGSLKVIGDERLLRDMFFNLFNNSLEWGARNVWVELREDSMVYRDDGPGIEEGKEEVIFLPYHSENPKGMGLGLAVVKHIAELHDWRIKAIAQRGGFYLLVELRPR from the coding sequence TTGAGGCTTTATGTAGCTTTTGCCCTATTCCTTTTAACCTTTCTTTTAATAAACATAGCCTTCCTTGACAACCTGCGAAAAATCTGGAATATAAGCTACCCACTTGTATTACTTGTGATAAACCTTGACCTTCTTGTTTTGTTTATTGTCTTTATGATATTCTTCAGAAAGTTTATAAAGGCTTACCTTGCGGGAAAAAGAGCACAGCTAAGAAAAAAACTTTCCACAAGCCTTATGCTTTATATCATTACACCTCTTATCTTCCTTAACTTGGCCACAGCCATAATCTTACTCCAATCTACAAAGTCCTTTGTAAGCGGACAGCTAAAGGAGGTAGCAAAAAAATCCGAAAACCTTAGCATCTTAATTCAAGAGGAGGAGTTAAAGAGAGCACAAGCCTATAGAGATATGTTTGTTTTGTTAAAAAATAGTGGCTTGGCGGAAAGCTTTAAAAAGCTAAAAGGTGTAAAAGATGTAATTGAGGACCCAAACTGTAAAGAAGCCATAGGAGAAGATAGCATAAGCCTGTGTGTGGATGGATATCGCCTTGTGCTTTCAAGGGAACACAGGGCCGTAGGCCTAATAGAGGATATAAAAAGAATATCCACAGAGCTTAGAAATATGGTCAAAGCAAGGGATATTATAGGTGGCATTTATGTGTATTTTCTTGTGCTTGCTGGCTTTCTGTCCTTTTTGTCCGCCGTATGGTTTGGGAATCTTATAGCAAGGCATATTAGCCTACCCCTTGAAAAGCTAACTCAAAAGGCAAGGGAGATAGCCAAGGGAAACTTTGACATTAACGTGGAAGTTCCGCAGACTGGCGATGAAGTTCAAGAGCTTGGTATGAACTTTTTAACCATGAAGGAAGAACTTAAAAAACTCTATCAGAGGCTTAATAAGGAAAAAGAAATGCTTGTTCAGCTTTTTAATGCCCTGCCCGTGGGCATAGTTTTCCTTTCGAGGGATGGGGAAAGGTTCCAAAATAGGGCCTATGAGGAGCTTTCAAAGAAGGCAAGTGTAAGGGAAAGCACCATAGAGTTGGATATAGGCAGGGTGATAGTGTATGAGGATCTTGAGACCCTTATATTGGCAGAAAGGTTCAAAACATGGCAGATGGCCGTAAAGAGAATAGCCCATGAGATAAAAAACCCGCTCACACCCATAAGCTTAAACCTGGAAAGGCTCTTGAGGTCCTTGGAGAGGGGGCAGTGTGATATGGAAAGGGTTGCCCAGATGGCCAGCATTATACTTGAGGAGCTGGAAAGGATAAAGAGAACCATAGACCAGTTTAGAAGTCTTTCGGTGGAAGTAGAGCCAAACTTTAGGGAGCTTGAGCTTGGAGACCTTATAAGGCAGGTGGCAAGCATATATGAGGATATAAAAATAGAAGTGGAAGGAAGCTTAAAGGTTATTGGAGATGAAAGACTTTTGAGGGATATGTTTTTTAACCTTTTTAACAACAGTCTTGAATGGGGTGCAAGGAATGTGTGGGTTGAACTAAGGGAGGATAGCATGGTCTACAGGGATGATGGTCCTGGTATAGAGGAGGGCAAAGAGGAGGTAATCTTTTTGCCTTACCATTCGGAGAACCCAAAGGGCATGGGCTTGGGCCTTGCCGTAGTCAAGCACATAGCAGAGCTTCATGACTGGAGAATAAAGGCTATAGCCCAAAGAGGAGGCTTCTATCTGCTGGTTGAATTGAGACCAAGGTAG
- the phoU gene encoding phosphate signaling complex protein PhoU: protein MKLFQELEETKGLVLKMAGLVKEAVDKAIESLNKQDVGLAEEIIKGDDQIDQMEVEIERRCIRMIALYQPEAVDLRLIMGMYKIVSDLERIGDEAENIAERSILLAQEPPLKPYVNLTLMASNVKSMIEDAVLSFFQRDVELAKKVIERDDMVDELYHQVQRELITYTLEDPRNIKRSIHLSFVARHFERMADHAENIAEMTIYWSEGEVVKHQHIKDKEMH, encoded by the coding sequence ATGAAGCTTTTTCAAGAGTTGGAAGAAACAAAAGGATTGGTTCTTAAGATGGCTGGGCTTGTAAAGGAAGCGGTGGATAAGGCCATAGAATCTCTTAACAAACAAGATGTGGGGCTTGCAGAAGAGATTATAAAGGGTGATGACCAGATAGACCAGATGGAGGTGGAGATAGAAAGAAGGTGTATAAGGATGATAGCCCTCTACCAGCCGGAGGCTGTAGACCTAAGGCTAATAATGGGTATGTATAAGATAGTCTCGGACCTTGAGAGGATAGGGGATGAGGCGGAAAACATAGCAGAAAGGTCCATACTCCTTGCCCAAGAGCCACCCCTAAAGCCCTACGTGAATCTTACCCTTATGGCATCCAATGTAAAGAGCATGATAGAAGATGCGGTCCTTTCCTTTTTCCAAAGGGATGTGGAGCTTGCAAAGAAGGTTATAGAAAGGGACGATATGGTGGATGAGCTATACCACCAGGTTCAAAGAGAGCTTATAACCTACACGCTTGAGGACCCAAGGAACATAAAGAGGTCCATACACCTTTCCTTTGTGGCAAGGCACTTTGAAAGGATGGCGGATCATGCGGAGAACATAGCGGAGATGACCATTTACTGGTCCGAAGGCGAAGTGGTCAAGCACCAACACATTAAGGATAAGGAAATGCATTGA
- a CDS encoding ABC transporter ATP-binding protein: protein MIIIKVKKRLHGAEGDFWLDVDIELRNGEFLVLWGPSGSGKTTILRCIAGLERPQEGYIKVNGEVWFDSKRGINLPPQKRHVGFVFQDYALFPNMSLLENVMYGMKIEDKEKALELLRKVRLEGLKDKRPNQISGGQRQRVALIRALAREPKVLLLDEPLSALDEELRAELQEELKSFQRSYNIPTLMVTHHKEEALRLADRIVRIKEGRVIEVINQILTNST from the coding sequence TTGATAATCATAAAGGTCAAAAAGAGGCTTCACGGAGCTGAAGGAGACTTTTGGCTTGACGTGGATATTGAGCTAAGGAATGGTGAGTTTTTGGTGCTTTGGGGGCCATCTGGCAGTGGAAAAACCACAATTTTGAGATGTATAGCTGGTTTGGAAAGGCCACAGGAGGGATACATTAAAGTAAATGGGGAGGTTTGGTTCGATTCAAAGAGGGGTATAAACCTTCCACCACAGAAGAGGCATGTGGGCTTTGTATTTCAAGATTATGCCCTATTTCCAAACATGAGCCTTTTGGAAAATGTGATGTATGGGATGAAAATAGAAGATAAAGAAAAGGCTCTTGAGCTTTTGAGAAAGGTAAGGCTTGAGGGCCTAAAGGACAAAAGGCCCAATCAAATATCTGGAGGGCAAAGGCAAAGGGTGGCCCTTATAAGAGCCCTTGCAAGGGAGCCTAAGGTGCTTCTTTTGGATGAGCCTCTATCTGCCCTTGATGAGGAGCTAAGGGCAGAGCTTCAAGAGGAGCTAAAGAGTTTTCAAAGGAGCTATAACATCCCAACCCTTATGGTGACCCATCACAAGGAAGAGGCTCTAAGGCTTGCAGACAGGATAGTAAGGATAAAGGAAGGAAGGGTGATAGAGGTTATTAACCAAATCTTAACAAACTCCACTTAA